AGAAGGCCTACCTGCCCGCCGCCGAGCACGAGGCCGAGCGGGTCACGACCGTGCTGCGTGAACGGATGCCGCTGCTCGCGCCTGTGCAACCCGTGATCGCGCTGGTCGACCCCAAGCAGATCACCTTCCGCGACAAGCCCGTGCAGGTGAAGGTGCTCGACGCCCGGGTGCTGCGCCGTTGGCTGCTCAAGCTGCAGCCGGTGCTCAGCGACGACGAGATCGCCGAGGCCGTGGTGATCCTGGACAGCCCGGCCACCTGGCGGCAGCATCCCAGCCCGGCACCCGCCGACGTCATGGCCCGGTTCGCCGCGCTCGACGGCCAGGTGCGGCGGGCGCGCATCCGCCGGGTGGGTTGGTCGGTCGTCGCCTCGCTCTCGCTGTGCGGCGGCGCGGTGACCGCGGCCCTGCTGATCGAACAGGCGATGCTGGGCGGCTGACTCAGTCCAGCCGACGCCAGGTGGTCACGGCCGCGGCGATGAGAACCCCACCGGTGTACGCAATCAGGTCGATGACGTCGAAGGATGTGCCGAGCACGAAGCGCGCCGGGGGAAACACCGCGGCGATGCTGACCGGCAGACCCGTGAGCTGGAAGAGCTCAATACCCGTGCAGAACAGGATCGCGATGACGGCGACTCGCCAGCTGTTCATCCGCACGAGGATGAAGGAGGCCAACAGGAACACGAGCACCGCGTAGAGCGCGTCGCCGACGAGATCGCCCACCAAACCCACGGTCGCGTAGGTCACGACGAGTCCGGTGATGACGATCATGACCGCCGCCGCAGCCAAGGACAGGCGTCGGCGCAGGATGAGCTGCTCCCGGCTGGCCACGGTCGGCACGACCTCGAGCAGGCGATTGTCGTGCTCGTCGCCCATGCCGAAGATCGGTCTCACGCTGTCGAGGTCCGACGTGCCGATCTTGCGTCCCATAGCCAAACCGTATCGTGCGCAGGGGCCCGCCAGACACCGCTTCGGGTTACGAATGTGTTGCGCTCCGGTGCGAGCGACCCCGGCGGGGCCACGCGCACGGCGCCTCCGCCGGGCCCTGTCCGCTCCAGGCCGTGCGCCCCCGCGGCCGCAGCCCTTCCACGCGAAAGTAGCCTCTGGCCGGCGGTATATCCTCCGTTTCCCGCTCAGGGGCGGGCCGCATCCACAAGCGCCCTGGTGGCCGGCGCCACGGTGTCTCCGAGCCGGGCGATGGCACTCGAGTCGTCGGTGGCGACGATGAACGTGTCGATTCCGTAGCCGAGCGCCAGCTGCGCCAACCGCTCCGGTTCGGCGTCGGCGACGGCCACGTTCAGCAGGCGGCGGATGCTCGTCGGCTCACGCCCGGCCGCCCGTGCGGCGTCATCGATGCGGGCATTCCCCTCGCCGAGCAGCTCCGGCGCGGCGAGGCGCCCGAGCGAGGGCAGCCAGCCGTCGGCCGCGGTGCCGACGAGCCGCAGCATCCGCGGGCCGTAGGCGCCGAGCCAGATCGGAATCGGATGCGCCGGCGCCGGTCCCCGCTTGGCACCGCTGAGCCGGTAGAACTCGCCGTCACGGAAGATGCCGTCGCGGGCGTCGGTGTTCCAGATCTCACGGATCACCCCGATCGCCTCCGCCAGGGCCGACACCGCCTCGCCGGGGCTGCGCCGGTCGGCACCCATGGCCACGATGGCGTCCCAGAACCCGCCGGTGCCCAGACCCATGGCCACCCGGCCGCCGGTGAGCAGGTCGAGCGACGCTGCCGCCCGCGCGAGCACCGCGGGCGGCCGGAGCGGAAGATTGTGCACATCCCCGGCCAGGTGCACGCGTTCGGTGCGGGCGCCGACCCAGCTCAGCAGGGTCCAGGTGTCGAGAAACCGGGGCTGGTACGGATGGTCCTGGAACGTGACGAGGTCGAGCCCGGCCCGCTCGGCGGCCACGGCCAGCGCCACCGTGCCGACCGGGTCGGCCGCGGCCGGCGTGATGAAGGTACCGAAACTCAACGTTTGTCCGTGGTCGCCGCCCATGGCATTCTCCCTGTCCGCAACGGTCCGGCCCCCACGCAGCCGGGCGGTCGTCTCTGCACAACCGTGGACACGACGGTAGAACCATCCGCCGGCATCGGCACCCCCTGGCGCACCCCTCGACCATGTCGGCGGCCGCTGCTACCGTGCTGGCATGAGCAACACCGACTCCTCCAGCTCCGACGCGCCCGTGGTCGGCTGCGTCTTCGTCGGCACCAGTCTCGACGGATTCATCGCCCGTGAGAACGGTGATTTCGACTGGCTCACCGCCGCCGGCGACGCCCTGGGCGAGACCGGCTACGACGAATTCTTCGCCGGGGTCGACGCCATGGTGGTGGGCCGCGCCACCTTCGACACCGTGCGCGGTTTTCCCGATTGGCCCTACGCCGGCAAGCGGGTGTTGGTGCTCAGCCGCACCCTGTTGCGCCGGGTCGATGCCGAGCAGGAGCCCGACACGACCGTGCACGCCACCCTCGCCGAGGTGATCTCGACGTTGCAGCAAGAGGGGCGCCGCCGGGTCTACGTCGACGGTGGCCGCACCATTCAGAGCTTCCTGCGCGCGGGCCTGATCCGCGAGATCACCATCACCCGGGCACCCGTGTTGCTCGGGTCGGGTATCCCGCTGTTCGGCCCCCTGGGCACCGATGTGCACCTGCACCACGTGGGAAGCCGGGACCTCGGCGCAGGTTTCACGCAGTCCACCTACGAGGTGCTCCCGCCCGACTAGCGCGCGACCCGGTCACGACCGCCGCCTGGTGCGCTGGTTGAGCCTGTCGAAACCCGGTGAGGTGCGTCGAGAGCTCGGTTCGAGGGTCCGTGGCGCGGCTCAGCGAAGATGGCCTTCGTCGCCGCGCTGGCCCGTGCTGCAGCTGTGGCAGCGCAAGCGCCCCGCACAGCGTCCTAGTACCCGCGATAGCTGAGGCCCACCAGCGCCAGCACAACGACGACGGCTCCCGTCACGAGGAGCAGGTTCACCAGCCACACCCACAACGGAGCGGACCCGAGTCCGGCATGGCGGCGCAGCACCACGGTGCGGGCGATGAGGTACACCGGCGCGCCGAGCAACGACCAGGCCCAGTGCGCCACCGTGCGATGCCGCCAGATGCGCAGCCGCAACACGTCCCGCTGCGCCGCCGCCAGCGTGAGCAGGTATGGCAGCAGCAATGCCCCGAGCTGCCACCACCAGGCCCGCGGTGCGGTCAAGGCCACGACCAGCGCCGCATACCCGGCCACCACCGAGATCCAGGGCATGAACGCGATCACCCACACGGATGCGCTGCTCCAGCGGCTCGGGATGTCCACGTAACGGTCGGCGGGGTGGTCGCGGCCGGCCGGCTGCAGGGACACCGTGTGTTCGAAACTGTCCTGGGCCGGCTCCGACTCCCGGTCCCAGCCGTAGCTGGTGATCGGGGCGATCCGCGGCACCGGCGGCGGCAGCGCCCGCGTCGCATCCGCCTGCTCGTCCAGCAGACGACGCTCCCGCCGGGTCAGCGGGCGGTCAGGGGCCTGGGCGGCGTCCGGGGTGCCGGGTGGTGTGTCAGAGGTGCCCGGCTGCGCGTCTGCGACAGGGGACGCATCCGGGGCGCCGGGCCGGGCGGCCGGGTCGGGGGACACATCCGGGGAGCCGGGCTGCGCGTCAGCGTCGCCGATGTCGCGCCCGGGCGGCCGCTGCCGGTCGGTGTCGGTCGCCGGCCGGGCGTCGGGCTCCGGCCGGTGTTCGACCATGGGCGCGCAGTGCTCGGTCCAGTCCAGCCCGCTCCACCAACGCAATTGGACGTCGTCGCCAGGGTCGACGTACCAGCCGGCCGGGGCCACGTATCCCGGATGCTCGTCCACGTGATCCCCCGATCGGGCATCTGCCCACCACTTCAGAGTGGCCGCCGTGAGCGCCGGGGCGCTCACCCCAGTGTGGGGCGTGGCAAATCAACAGGTGATGGTCTGAATGCCCGCGAACTCAGGCGCCGCGCTGAGGCCCTCCTCCACGATCAGGAACGGGACCTCCGCTTGTGCGGCCACCTGCCTGGTGGTCGTGCGGGTGGACGCCCCGTCGGGGGTGTCGGAGAAGCCCACGGTCACGGTCGCGACGGGGCAGTTCGTCTGGGTCGTGACCGACCAGACCCAGCAGCCGAACTCCGAGGTGCAGTTCGCCATCAGGGTGGCGTCGTCCACCACCGGCAGAACGGATGCCTGCACCAGCAGGTCGGTGTTGGTAGATGCCTCTCCCGGCGGTGGAACCAGCACCTGGGTGATGCCGGGGGAGAGTTGGTTGCTCAGCAGCATCGCCAGGTACGCGCCCACCACGAGCACCCCCAGAACCGTGAGGAACACCCGCCACGGCGTGCGGGAACGCCGGGGCACAGGGCGCCAGGGGCCGCCCGTGGCTCCGGACGGAGCCGGGGGAGCCCAGTCTCGCGGTCCGCCGGGCCGGCCGTTCTGTGCCCCGGCCGCCGGCGATCGGGGGTCCGGTGGCCGGGTAGTCTGCGCGCGGCCGCCGTCGGCCCGGCCGCCCGGCTGCGGGGCGGCGTGCGGCGGGGGAGGCCAGTCACGTGGTGGGCCCGTCTGACTCGCGTATGTCCAGGATGCGGCGTCCCGGGCCCGAACGTAGTCGGCGAAGGTGAGCGTCTGCGGTGTCGAGGTGCCGGACCGGGGGCGCCCGCCCGACGGTGGCGGCCGGGTCGCGCCCGGTGCCGGCCGGGTCCCGCCTGGCGCTGCGGGTCGTGTCCCGTCGGGCGGCGTCGGTGGTGCGCCCGGCGGCGTGGGCCGCGTCGCGCCGGACGGCGCCGCCGAGCCGGGCGACGGCGTGCTGCTGCCGGCGTGCCGCCCCGGACCGGCCGGACGCCGTGCTTCCTCCGCTGCCGCCGCAGTCAACCTGTTGTGCAGCACATCCCGGGCGTCGCACGCCCGGATGAACTCCGCGCTCGCGGCAGCCTGCTCGGCGGCCGACGCCCCCGCGAACCGGTCCGGGTGGCAGAGGCGCGCCCGCGCCCGAAAGGCCCGGTCCACCTCCTGCCGCGAAGCCGCCATGCCCACAGTGAGCACGGCCGAGGCGGCGGTCGGCGACATCGGTACCCGCGCCATCAGCGCTCTCCGGTCGAACGCAGGTATCGCGCGTAGTGGGCCCGGTCCGACGCGGCCTTCAGCTGTTCGGCCGTGTCCCGGATGCTGGTCACCAGGGCGGCCTCGATCTGCCGTACCCGGGCGCGGGCCTGCCAGGTCTTGATTCCCACGGTGATCAGGGCGGCCAGGTGAAGCAGGATGCGCCAGCTCGGCTGAGTGCCCTCGACTATCCCGAAGACGGTGTAGCCGGCGAAGAGCACACAGAGCACCACACCGGCGTACAGGTTCCAGCGCGCTCGGCGCAGGGAGGGGCGCGCCATCCGCCGCCAGGCCGCATCGTTGCGGCTCCAGAATGTCCAGCGCGGGGGCGAGTGCGGGCAGCCCGGTACGGGCACCCAGCCCGGCGGCGGCTGCCAGCCCAGGTGGGTGTTCACCCACTCGAGGGTGGGTGTGGGCCAGCCGGGTGGACCGTGAAAGACCAGCGGCAGGTGCTCGGCAGCGGTCTGCGCAATGGGCGTGGTCGACACCCGCCGAGGCTAGTGGCGCGTGCCAAGCCGCGCCAGAACCCCGTCCGGGGCGGCACCGCGTCTCGTTCTGAGGAGATAGTGGATTTGAGAGGACGCGATCGTTTCGGGCGTATTCGGCGGGTGCCGGCTCAGGGCACCAGGTTGCTGAGCGCGAGAATCCCGTAGGCCATCACCAGCGGGGCGATCTGCACGAGAAACACGCCCGCGCCGAGCAACAAGCCCAGCAGCGCGAACGCCGTGCCGCGCAGCGTCTTGTCGCGTCGCAGCTCCCGCCGCGCGGCACCGGCGATGAGCACCGCGATACCGCCGAGGAGCATGTTGAACGGCGCCGGCAGGAACACCGCGATCAGCCCGACCGGGAACGCGAGGACCGCCTTGCCTGAGTAGCGGGGCACGGAAGCTCCGGCTGACGTTGCGGTGCTGTCCTGGACGGTCATGGTGCCCAATCTACGACCTCTTGCGGGTCGGCGTTGCGGGCTTCGACGAGCTCGACGGTCGATGCCCGCGTCCATTCACTACGAGGTCAGGCGGCCCACGTAAGGAACCAGGCCGTCATCAGCCACGGCAGCAATTGGAACAGAACGACCCCCGCTCCGAGCAGGAAGCCCAGCAGCGACAACCTCGCACCGCGCAGGGTGTCGTCCCGTTTCAGCTCGCGTCGGGACAGTATCGCCACGACGATCGCGAACACTGCGACGATCGTCCCGAACGGCGCCGGAACGAAGACGGCGAGCAGCCCCGCCGGCAACGCCAGCACGGCCTTGCCCGAGTATCGGGGCGCGACCCCGGCCGGGGTCGTTACGGGGGTGATCTCAACGGCCATGGTGCTGACGCTAGCGCCCCGGCGCCGTCAGCACCAGCACTGGGCGCGCCCGCCGTTGAGGTGGAGACTTTCGCCACACGCCGGTACCGCGGGCGGCGGATGCGGCGATTCGCGGGAATCTGAGCCTTTGCAACCGCTCCGCTCGAGCGACTGCGGCACTAGAGCATTGACACGCAAGTCATAACTTGCCTATCGTGGGCACCGTGGCTGACATCTTCAAGGCGCTGGCGGACCCCACCCGCCGCATCATCCTCGACGAGCTGACCGCCCGAAACGGCCAGACGCTTTTCGAGCTGTGCTCACGCCTGCTGACCAACCACGGGCTGGCGTCATCCCGGCAGGCGATTTCGCAGCACCTCGACGTGCTCGAGGGCGCTGGTCTCGTCGAAACCCGGCGGGAGGGCCGCTACCGGTACCTCTACATCCAGACCGGGCCGCTCGAATCGATGGCGGACCGGTGGCTGCCGGCAGAGGCCGCCCCGGACGATGCGAGAGCCGACACCGAATTGAGAGAGGAAACGACATGAGAATCCAGATGGCGAGTGTGTTCGTCGACGACCAGGCGAAGGCGCAGCAGTTCTATACCGAGGTACTCGGGTTCACCACGAAGAACGACATCCCCCTGGGGGATGACCGCTGGCTCACGGTGGTGTCGCCGGAGAACCCCGACGGCACCGAGCTGCTGCTCGAACCCAGCGGGCACCCCGCGGTGAAGCCGTTCACCGAAGCGCTCGTGGCCGACGGCATCCCGTTCACCCAATTCACGGTCGACGATGTCGCCGCCGAATACGAACGGATGCTGGCGCTGGGGGTGCGCTTCACCCAGCCGCCGACCGTGATGGGTCCGGTGACCACCGCGGTGTTCGACGACACCTGCGGCAACCTGATCCAGCTGGTCAGCCCCGTCTGAGGCCGAAGCGCGGCCGACCCGGACGGTCTGCGCGCGTGGACGCATCCGTCGGCGGCCGCGCCCGGCGCGGCACCCGGCGGCGGCGCCAGGCCGAGACGCCGGCCGGGCTACAGCCAGCGGCGCTGCTTGAAGATGCCCCAGAGCCCGAACCCCATCAGCGCCATCGCGGCCACGGCCAGCGGGTAGCCGTACTGCCAGTGCAGCTCGGGCATGGTGTCGAAGTTCATCCCGTAGATCGTGCCCACCAGGGTGGGGGCGAACAAGATCGCCGCCCACGCGGAGATCTTCTTCACCTCCTCGTTCTGCGCCAAACTCACTTCGGTGAGCCGTCGGGTTTCTTCGTTCTGGGCCAGGCCGGCCTCGGAGATCCGGCGCATCTCGTCGTTCTGCTGCTGGGTCACCAGGGTGGCGTGCACGGTGAGGGCGTTCTCCAGCAAGGCCCGGAATGAGTCGGCCTGCTCGGTGACCCGCAGCACGTGGTCGAGCACGTCGCGGAATGAGCGCTGCAGTTCCACGTCCACCTGATACTTCTCCGAGCCGCGCAGCAGCCCCTCGAGCATGCCGCGCAGGGGCCGGGTGGCGCGCTGGAACGCGATGACCTCACTGAGCAGCTCGTAGATGCGCCGGGACACCGAGGGGTCTCCGCCGAAGAGCTGGTCCTCGATCTCGTCGATGTCGTTCTCCAGGCCGGCGATCACCGGCCCGTAGCCATCCACGACCTCGTCGAGCACGGCGTGCAGCACGGCTTCGGGTCCACGGGCCAGCAGTGCCGGGTTTGACTCCATCCGCCGGCGCACGTTCGCCAAGTCGGGGTTCTCGGCGTGCCGCACGGTCACCACGAAGCCCGGGCCGATGAAGACGTGCACCTCGCCGAACTCCACGGTCTCCTCGGCGTCGAGGTACCAGGCCGGCCGCAGCACCACGAACAACGTCTCACCGAAGCGCTCGAGCTTGGCCCGCTGGTGGCCTGTCAGAGCGTCTTCCACGGCCAGCGGATGCAACGAGAACTCGTCGGCAACGCTGCGGATCTCGCTTGCATCCGGGCGGTACAGGCCGATCCATGCCATGCCGGCATGCGCATGTAACTGCGCGTACGTCTCGTCGAGGCTGTGCGGGCTCGCGGTGCGTCGCCCGGTCACGTAGATGCCGTTGTCGATGAGTGCCATGGTCGTACTCCGTCGGTCGGTCGACGAGAGCGCGCAAGCAAGCCGGGGGAGGAACCGCGCGTCAGAGATCGACGGACGGAGAGCCACCCCGCACAGGGAGGTTCAGGAGGCGCACCATCTCAGCGCGGGCCGCTCCCGACGAATCAGAGAGACAGGACGAAGACGACACCCGCAGCGGAGATGGAGCGCGGACTATCACCAGCCATGGCCGCTCACCCGCCTTCGATCGAAGTGTGTCGTGGCCCTGCCTGGGCCTCGAATACCGTACCACCCGAAAATGACGGATGCGTCGCGCTTCACCGCACCTCGTATGGCTGGATGCGCCCCCTATAGCGGGCGCTATCGCCGGGAGGTGGTGCGGTGAGCATCCGCGGGGCTTCGCTGCACAGGGGGTGCACCGGCCAGCCTCGCACGATCCCTTCACAGAGGCGACCCATCCGCTGGTCGAGCCTGCCGAGACCTCGCGACCCGCTAGACCGGCGCAACCACGTTGTGCCGGCCGATGGGCAGCATCATCGGGCGGCCCGACGTCGGGTCCTCGAGCACCCGGCTCGAAAGCCCGAACACCGCCTGCACGGTCTCCTCGGTGAGCACCTCGTGCGGGGTGCCGACGGCGTGCACGCGGCCATCCGCCAGGGCGATGAGGTGGTCGGCGTACCGGGCGGCGAGGTTGAGGTCGTGCAGCACCATCACGATGGTGGTGCCGCGGGCCTGATTGAGGTCGGTGAGCAGGTCGAGCACCTCGATCTGGTGGCTCACGTCGAGGAACGTCGTGGGCTCGTCAAGCAGCAGCAAGTCGGTCTGCTGGGCCAGCGCCATGGCGATCCACACCCGCTGGCGTTGCCCGCCGGAGAGCTCGTCCACGGCCCGGTCCGCCAGCACTGCGATCGAGGTGGCGTCGAGCGCCGCCGCGACGGCCTCGTCGTCCGCAGCGCTCCAGCGGGAGAACATGCGCTGGTGGGGGTTGCGGCCGCGGCCCACGAGGTCGGCGACCGTGATGCCCTCCGGCGCGATCGGCGATTGTGGCAGCAGCCCCAGCGTGCGGGCCAACTCCTTGGCGGGCATCCGGTGCACCTGCTTGCCGTCGAGCAGCACCTGGCCGGCCCGAGGCGGCAGCAGCCGCGACATCGAGCGCAGCAGGGTGGACTTGCCGCAGGCGTTGGCGCCCACGATCGCGGTGATGCGCCCGGCCGGCACGACCAGGTCGAGGCCCTCGATCACGGTGCGGTCGCCGTAGCCGAGGGTGAGGTTCTCCACCGCCAGGGTATGAATGACTGTCACAGGGAGCCTCCGGCGCGGTTGGTGCGGATGATGAGGTAGATCAGGTACGGCGCCCCGAGCACGCCGGTGACGACGCCGACGGGAAACCGGGTGCCGAACGCGTACTGGCCGGCGAAGTCGCCCACCAGCACGAGCAGCGCGCCCACGAGCGCGGCCGGCACGAGCAGCGAGACGCCGGGGCCCACGATGCGGGAGGCGATGGGCCCGGCCAGGAAGGCGACGAACGCGATGGGCCCGGCTGCGGCGGTGGCGAACGCGATGAGCCCCACGGCAGCGATGATCATGATCACCCGGGAGCGTTCCACGCGCACGCCCAGGGCGGATGCGGTGTCGTCGCCGAGCTGGCTCATCGACAGGTTGCGGGACTGCCCGAGCAGCACCGGCGCGAGCACCAGCAGGGCCACGAACACCGGCAGGGTCTGCGTCCAGCTGCTGCCGTTCAGGCTGCCGGTGAGCCAGCGCATGGCCACCTGCAGGTCCCATTCGGCGGCCTGGGAGAGCACGTACGCGGTCATGCTGTCGAGCATCGCGGCCACACCGATGCCGATCAGGATCAACCGGGTGCCGGCCACACCGCCCTTGTACGCCAGAGCGTAGATGGCCAGCGCCACGACGAGGCCCGAGACGATGGCGACGATGGAGACCGCGGTGGACCCGTAGCCCAGCACGATGATCGAGAACGCGGCGGCGGCACTGGCGCCGGAGCTGATGCCGATGATGTCGGGGCTGGCCAGGGGGTTGCGCAGCATGGTCTGGAAGGTCACGCCGCCCAGGCCGAAGCACAGCCCGGCGAGCACGGCGAGCGTGGCGCGGGGCAGCCGCAGCCGGCCCACCGTGAAACCGGCGCCGGGCACGTCCTGGCCGAACACCACGCGCAACACATCGGCGGGGGAGTAGTTGGTCTGGCCGACCATCAGGCTCACGAGGTAGCCGGCCACGATGAGCAGCGCCAGCACGGTGATCACGGTGCGGCGACGGATGCGGCGGCGCGCTCGGCTCTCGGCCACGGCCTGCGCGGTCGACCCGGTCGGGTGGGTCGCAAGGAGGCTCACAGTTCACGCACCTTGCGGCGGCGCACGATGTAGATGAACACGGGGGCTCCGATCAGCGCGGTGAGGATTCCCACGTCGATCTCCGCGGGTCGGGCGATGATGCGGCCGATCACGTCGGCGCCGGTGAGGAGGGCGGCGCCGAGCACGGCGGAGAACGGCAGCAGCCACCGGTGGTCTACGCCGACGAGCAGCCGGCAGGCGTGCGGAACGACGAGGCCGACGAAGCCGATCGGCCCGGCCACGGCCGTGACCGCGCCGCAGAGCACGACGGCGCCGATCGCCGCGGCGCCGCGGGCCACGGCCACCCGTTCGCCCAGGCCCGCGGCGAGATCGTCACCGAGCGCCAGCGCGTTGAGCGCCCGGGCGGAGAGGAAACTGAGCACGAAACCCACGATCAGGAACGGCGCGACCACGCGGATGTTCTCCATCGTCGCCCCGCCGACGCCGCCGATCTGCCAGGAGCGCACGCTGCCGGCGATGTCGTTGCGGGGCAGCACCACGGCGGTGACGAACGAGGCCAGTGCCGCCGAGGTCGCGGCCCCGGCCAGGGCGAGCTTCAAAGGGGTGGAGCCGCCGCGACCCAACGACCCGATCGTGTAGACGAACAGGGCGGTGGCGCCGGCGCCCACGATGGCCACCCAGATCATCGAGGTGGCGCTGCTGAGTCCGAAGTAGGCCATGCCGCTCACCACGGCGAGGGCCGCGCCCACGTTCACGCCCAGGATGCCCGGGTCGGCCAACGGGTTGCGGGTCACCCCCTGCATCACCGCGCCCGACATGCCCAGGGCAGCCCCGGCCACCACGGCCAACAGTGTGCGGGGGATGCGGGTGGCGACGGCGGCGCGGTCGAAGCCATCCGCTGCCCCGCCGAGCGCCGCAAAGATGTCATCCCAGCCGACCTCGCGGGAGCCGATGGTGATCGAGACCAGCATCAGGAGGGTGAGCACCCCGAGCGCGGCGAGCAGCCACAACGACCGCAGCCGCTTCGGGCGTCGCACACGGGCGACGCTCGAAGCGGCTGATGAAACAGGGGAAAGAAGGGTCACTTCGCGTTGTCGGCCGCAGCGGCGAGCAGCGCCGCGTAGTCGTCGAGGATGTACGAGATCGACAGCGGGGTGGGGTTCGCGGCGGTGCCCATGGGGCCGTCGCCGGAGAGGTTGACGATGGACTTGTTGGCCACCGCGGGGATCTGCGACAGCAGCGGGTCACCCTCGAGGGTGGCGACCAGGTCGGCGCCGCCGTAGGTGACGATCACGTCGACGTCGTTGAACGCATCCGCCTGTTCAGCGCTCTGGGTGAGGGAGTACTGGTCGGTGGTGGCGGAGGCCGTGATGATGCTCGGCGCACTGACCATACCGAGGTCGTCGAAGAACATGGTGCGGGTGTCGTGCGTCGTGTAGAAGCTGACCTCGCTGAGGTCGGCCTCGTCGACGTGGGTGAGGAACATCACGGTCTTGCCCTCGAGCGACGGGTACTTCGCTGCGGTGTCGGCGATCTCGGTCTCGAGTTCGGCGATGAGGTCGTCGCCCTCGGCGACCATGCCCAGGCCGGCGGCGTTCTGCTTGATCATGTCGCGCCAGGAGGTGCCCCAGGCGTTCTCCGGGTAGGCCACGACGGGCGCGATGGCGCTGAGGGTGTCGTAGTCCTCCTGGGTGAGACCGGAGTACGCGGCGAGGATCACGTCGGGATTGGTGTCGGCCACGGCTTCGAAGTCGATGCCGTCGGTCTCGTCGAACAGCACCGGGGTCTCGGCGTCGAGCTCGTCGAGCTTGGCCTTCACCCAGGGCAGCATTCCGTCGTCGTCATCGTCGCCCCAGGTGGCGGCGGCCATGCCCACGGGCACGACGCCGAGCGCCAGCGGCACCTCCTGGTTGGCCCAGTTGACGGTGGCCACGCGCTCGGGCTTGGCGTCGATCACGGTCTCGCCGAAGGCGTGTTCGATGGTGATCGGGGTGAAATCGCCGGATGCGGCGGCGGAGTCGGTGTCGGCCGCGGGGGACGAGCAGGCGGCGAGGCCCAGGGTGAGAACGGCGGCGGCCGAGAAGGCTAGAAGTGCGGATGCGCGGGGCATGGTTTTCCTCGTGATCGTGGTGCAGGGGGTCAGGGAGTGGACCGACGGCGCTGTGATGCCGCGCCCCGCCGTCGCGCGCAGGGGTCCAGCCCGGCGCATCCGTAAGGGTTGCCTAACCTTACCAGCACGCCGCGGCCCCTCCGCAAGTCACGGCGCGCTCCGAGCGTGGGCGCACGTCCCGAGCACGTATCGTCAGGGATATGAACCGAACTGACCGCCTGTACGGCATCGTTGAGGAACTCCGCGCAATCGCTCCGCGCCCTCGCAGCACGACCTGGCTGGCCGACCGGTTCGAGGTGAGTCGGCGCACCGTTGAGCGCGATATCAGTGCGCTCCAGCAAACCGGGGCACCGATCTGGGCGCAACCCGGTCGAACCGGCGGGTACTGCCTCGACCCCTCGATGACCCTGCCGCCGGTGAACTTCAGCGCCGACGAGGCGGTGGCCGTCGCGGTCGCCCTGCGCAGCGTCGAGGGGACGCCGTTCCACGGCGCCGGCCGAACGGCCCTGCGCAAGCTGCTCGCGGCCATGGCTACGGGCGACGCGGGCGACGCGGACGATCTCGCGGGCCGGGTCCATTTCATCGGGCACAGCCCCGAGCCGCCGCCGATCCCATCGGTGCTGACGCAGGCCGTCTCCGAACGGCGTGTTCTCCGACTCCGGTACACCGACCGTGACGGGCGCAGCACGCTGCGGGATGTCGAGCCCCTGGGATACGTCGGGTCCACTACGGCCTGGTACCTGCTCGGATGGTGCCGGCTGCGCGGCGGCATCCGCGCGTTCAAGCTCGACAGGGTGGATCAGGTGACGGCCACCGCCGAGCGAGTGCCTCGACGC
This is a stretch of genomic DNA from Cryobacterium soli. It encodes these proteins:
- a CDS encoding ABC transporter ATP-binding protein is translated as MTVIHTLAVENLTLGYGDRTVIEGLDLVVPAGRITAIVGANACGKSTLLRSMSRLLPPRAGQVLLDGKQVHRMPAKELARTLGLLPQSPIAPEGITVADLVGRGRNPHQRMFSRWSAADDEAVAAALDATSIAVLADRAVDELSGGQRQRVWIAMALAQQTDLLLLDEPTTFLDVSHQIEVLDLLTDLNQARGTTIVMVLHDLNLAARYADHLIALADGRVHAVGTPHEVLTEETVQAVFGLSSRVLEDPTSGRPMMLPIGRHNVVAPV
- a CDS encoding FecCD family ABC transporter permease; this encodes MSLLATHPTGSTAQAVAESRARRRIRRRTVITVLALLIVAGYLVSLMVGQTNYSPADVLRVVFGQDVPGAGFTVGRLRLPRATLAVLAGLCFGLGGVTFQTMLRNPLASPDIIGISSGASAAAAFSIIVLGYGSTAVSIVAIVSGLVVALAIYALAYKGGVAGTRLILIGIGVAAMLDSMTAYVLSQAAEWDLQVAMRWLTGSLNGSSWTQTLPVFVALLVLAPVLLGQSRNLSMSQLGDDTASALGVRVERSRVIMIIAAVGLIAFATAAAGPIAFVAFLAGPIASRIVGPGVSLLVPAALVGALLVLVGDFAGQYAFGTRFPVGVVTGVLGAPYLIYLIIRTNRAGGSL
- a CDS encoding FecCD family ABC transporter permease: MTLLSPVSSAASSVARVRRPKRLRSLWLLAALGVLTLLMLVSITIGSREVGWDDIFAALGGAADGFDRAAVATRIPRTLLAVVAGAALGMSGAVMQGVTRNPLADPGILGVNVGAALAVVSGMAYFGLSSATSMIWVAIVGAGATALFVYTIGSLGRGGSTPLKLALAGAATSAALASFVTAVVLPRNDIAGSVRSWQIGGVGGATMENIRVVAPFLIVGFVLSFLSARALNALALGDDLAAGLGERVAVARGAAAIGAVVLCGAVTAVAGPIGFVGLVVPHACRLLVGVDHRWLLPFSAVLGAALLTGADVIGRIIARPAEIDVGILTALIGAPVFIYIVRRRKVREL
- a CDS encoding iron-siderophore ABC transporter substrate-binding protein; the protein is MPRASALLAFSAAAVLTLGLAACSSPAADTDSAAASGDFTPITIEHAFGETVIDAKPERVATVNWANQEVPLALGVVPVGMAAATWGDDDDDGMLPWVKAKLDELDAETPVLFDETDGIDFEAVADTNPDVILAAYSGLTQEDYDTLSAIAPVVAYPENAWGTSWRDMIKQNAAGLGMVAEGDDLIAELETEIADTAAKYPSLEGKTVMFLTHVDEADLSEVSFYTTHDTRTMFFDDLGMVSAPSIITASATTDQYSLTQSAEQADAFNDVDVIVTYGGADLVATLEGDPLLSQIPAVANKSIVNLSGDGPMGTAANPTPLSISYILDDYAALLAAAADNAK
- a CDS encoding helix-turn-helix transcriptional regulator, translating into MNRTDRLYGIVEELRAIAPRPRSTTWLADRFEVSRRTVERDISALQQTGAPIWAQPGRTGGYCLDPSMTLPPVNFSADEAVAVAVALRSVEGTPFHGAGRTALRKLLAAMATGDAGDADDLAGRVHFIGHSPEPPPIPSVLTQAVSERRVLRLRYTDRDGRSTLRDVEPLGYVGSTTAWYLLGWCRLRGGIRAFKLDRVDQVTATAERVPRRTVHPDEIQVPGGDLLTLALL